The segment CACCGGGTTGCTGGTTCACGACGATGCCGGCCTACTGATCAGCTTTCGCGGCGCGGTCGCCCTGCCCCACCGCATTGTCCTGACCGCCGCGGCCGTACCCCCCTGCACCACCTGTGCCGAACATCCCTGCGAAACGGCTTGCCCGGTGGCTGCCTTGCGCCCCGACGCGCCCTATGATGTCCCCGCCTGTCAGGCATTTCTGCGTACACCACAGGGGGCGGACTGCCGACATAATGGGTGTCTTGTGCGCCGGGCCTGTCCGGCCTCGGCCCGCCTGAACCGCGCGCCGGAACAGGCTGCTTTCCACATGGCCGCCTTCGTGAAAGACTAAGCGCAATTCAGACCCCAAAAGGATCCGCCCCCCATGCGCCTTGTCCTCATGCGTCATGCCAAATCCGACTGGTCCCTGAATGGTGAGGACCACGACCGCCCGTTAAACAAACGCGGCACAGGGAACGCCCGCAGATTGGGCGACTGGCTGCGGACCAAGAGCTACTTGCCGGACGAGGTGCTGTGTTCGACATCCATCCGTACGCGGCAAACGCTGACGCTGACCGGCCTCGACGCGGCAACCGTGCGATTCGAACAAGCGCTCTATCACGCCAGCCGCGAGACCATGATGGAGCTGCTGCAGAGTGCCAGTGGAAATTGTGTTTTGATGATCGGCCACAATCCCGGCATCGCGGCGTTTGCCACATCATTGGTCGCGGTACAGCCGCTGCATCTGCGGTTTCGTGATTACCCGACCTGCGCCACCCTCGTTGTGGATTTCAATATCCGCAGTTGGGAGGAACTGACCCCCCAAAGCGGAAACGCGCGGGATTTTGTGATCCCGCGCGAATTGGTCACGCCTTAACAGATCGCCCACGCGGGCGGTATTGCCGCTCTCAGTGCCCCAGAATCTGGCTCAGGAACAGCTTGGTCCGTTCGTGCTGCGGGTTGTTAAAGAACTCTTCAGGCTCGTTCTGCTCAACAATCTGGCCCGCGTCCATAAAGATCACCCGATTCGCCACCTGCCGGGCAAAGCCCATCTCGTGGGTGACGCACAGCATGGTCATGCCCTCTTCGGCCAGCTGCACCATCGTATCCAGGACCTCCTTGATCATCTCGGGATCAAGCGCCGAGGTCGGCTCGTCAAACAGCATGATGCGTGGCTGCATACACAGCGAACGGGCAATAGCCACACGCTGCTGCTGACCACCCGAAAGCTGCCCGGGGTACTTGTTCGCCTGATCGGGGATCTTGACTTTGGTCAGGAAGTGCATCGCGAGT is part of the Puniceibacterium sp. IMCC21224 genome and harbors:
- a CDS encoding histidine phosphatase family protein, whose protein sequence is MRLVLMRHAKSDWSLNGEDHDRPLNKRGTGNARRLGDWLRTKSYLPDEVLCSTSIRTRQTLTLTGLDAATVRFEQALYHASRETMMELLQSASGNCVLMIGHNPGIAAFATSLVAVQPLHLRFRDYPTCATLVVDFNIRSWEELTPQSGNARDFVIPRELVTP